The Nerophis lumbriciformis linkage group LG05, RoL_Nlum_v2.1, whole genome shotgun sequence genome contains a region encoding:
- the LOC133605641 gene encoding uncharacterized protein isoform X1 — MLHATRLLFVVVLVCAAVMSLIMCSPPARASPAVRVRGVKRSLNSAYLSPSSGRQSSQGALSADSKADMLGSSNHLLPSRPQHRGQSKSMYPAFIRRPAPFIAGHPSHQSSGNPTEDAFEDASRVDTSRGGRTTWKTSSGRYMSALLSTPAGRHGGHKDTEELSPSERDAIWRPKKFQSFLFKDSQPPLVAISAQEDPAYRQQDEEVKEYSPYLVQSDSEQEHLPVLAAISGGVTGASLGSLLPPVAHFHSSSKKSFRSDAMTTRKPVSAENKLVFKHANWASSMAFPGFSPANKGHTFKITNIYPSLSSKYSFSQRRAFQSSRQNISTVSQQARILDLSLLRGYKENQTLGFSPFSTLKPAEVTKLSSNKSLVQQIFEGLEPSQLRHLSASTIPNQAQNESNSKEMQNEKQRAAFSPPSLGFVVSSASLRPVGGGKITEKGAGLRPNGTSRKLAERRARLLSTFTSSTVRGVRGHANDTKFKHFKMPAFENWPIVRRPKKPASRNVTLESFTSTTQTPGTASFPNSLEELMQGRDNTSWDARGPTMQSESNTTTWQMFNDTEPLDMADSLETGSEALEEDLLELHYLQISTINTSFKSINNLDAQQEE; from the exons ATGCTACATGCCACCAG ACTGCTGTTTGTCGTTGTGCTGGTCTGTGCAGCTGTCATGTCATTGATCATGTGTTCTCCTCCTGCAAGAG CCAGTCCTGCAGTGAGAGTCCGAGGAGTGAAGAGGTCATTGAATTCTGCGTATCTGTCGCCCTCTTCTGGACGTCAATCAAGCCAGGGAGCTTTGAGTGCAGATTCCAAAGCAGACATGTTAGGATCCTCAAACCACCTTCTGCCCAGTCGCCCTCAGCACAGAGGACAAAGCAAAAGTATGTACCCAGCCTTCATCAGGAGACCAGCTCCTTTCATAGCTGGGCATCCGTCACATCAGAGCTCCGGGAACCCGACAGAAGATGCATTTGAAGATGCTTCCAGAGTGGACACGAGCAGAGGAGGTAGAACCACATGGAAAACATCATCTGGACGCTATATGAGTGCTTTGCTGTCAACTCCGGCAGGGCGTCACGGAGGTCATAAGGACACCGAGGAGCTCTCACCCAGTGAGAGAGATGCCATTTGGAGACCAAAGAAGTTCCAGTCGTTTCTCTTCAAAGACTCACAGCCACCTTTAGTTGCAATTAGTGCACAAGAAGATCCAGCATATAGACAGCAAGATGAAGAAGTTAAAGAGTACAGTCCTTATTTAGTGCAATCAGACAGTGAACAAGAACATTTGCCAGTTTTAGCTGCCATCTCTGGAGGTGTCACAGGTGCATCGTTAGGAAGCTTACTGCCCCCTGTTGCACATTTTCACTCAAGCAGCAAAAAATCATTCAGGTCAGATGCTATGACCACCAGAAAGCCTGTATCTGCAGAAAATAAATTGGTTTTTAAACATGCTAACTGGGCATCCTCTATGGCTTTTCCTGGCTTCTCTCCAGCAAACAAAGGCCATACATTCAAAATAACCAACATTTATCCCTCGTTGTCATCAAAATACAGTTTCAGCCAAAGAAGAGCCTTTCAGTCCAGCCGGCAGAACATCTCAACTGTGTCCCAGCAAGCCAGAATCCTGGATCTCAGTCTGCTCAGGGGCTACAAAGAGAATCAAACCTTGGGCTTTTCACCCTTTAGCACTTTAAAACCAGCAGAGGTCACCAAATTGTCATCGAACAAGTCTCTCGTCCAACAGATTTTTGAAGGTTTGGAACCCTCTCAACTGAGACATCTTAGTGCGAGCACAATTCCAAACCAGGCGCAAAATGAGTCCAACAGCAAAGAAATGCAAAATGAAAAGCAAAGAGCAGCGTTTTCACCCCCATCACTCGGCTTTGTGGTCTCATCAGCTTCTCTCAGGCCAGTGGGCGGCGGCAAAATCACTGAAAAGGGAGCAGGATTGAGGCCTAATGGCACATCAAGGAAGCTTGCTGAGAGGAGAGCCAGGCTCCTCAGCACTTTCACCAGCAGTACAGTGAGAGGCGTTCGCGGCCATGCAAACGACACCAAATTCAAACATTTCAAAATGCCTGCTTTTGAGAACTGGCCCATAGTCAGGCGGCCCAAGAAACCAGCAAGTAGGAATGTCACATTGGAAAGCTTCACATCAACAACACAGACGCCTGGCACGGCATCTTTTCCAAACAGCTTGGAGGAGTTGATGCAGGGCAGAGACAACACAAGCTGGGACGCACGTGGTCCAACCATGCAGAGTGAGAGCAACACTACAACATGGCAGATGTTTAATGACACTGAGCCGTTGGACATGGCTGATAGTTTGGAGACTGGGAGTGAGGCTCTGGAGGAAGATTTATTGGAACTACATTACCTCCAAATTTCAACAATTAACACGTCCTTCAAGTCAATTAATAACCTGGATGCACAGCAGGAAGAATGA
- the LOC133605641 gene encoding uncharacterized protein isoform X2 — translation MLHATRLLFVVVLVCAAVMSLIMCSPPARASPAVRVRGVKRSLNSAYLSPSSGRQSSQGALSADSKADMLGSSNHLLPSRPQHRGQSKSMYPAFIRRPAPFIAGHPSHQSSGNPTEDAFEDASRVDTSRGGRHGGHKDTEELSPSERDAIWRPKKFQSFLFKDSQPPLVAISAQEDPAYRQQDEEVKEYSPYLVQSDSEQEHLPVLAAISGGVTGASLGSLLPPVAHFHSSSKKSFRSDAMTTRKPVSAENKLVFKHANWASSMAFPGFSPANKGHTFKITNIYPSLSSKYSFSQRRAFQSSRQNISTVSQQARILDLSLLRGYKENQTLGFSPFSTLKPAEVTKLSSNKSLVQQIFEGLEPSQLRHLSASTIPNQAQNESNSKEMQNEKQRAAFSPPSLGFVVSSASLRPVGGGKITEKGAGLRPNGTSRKLAERRARLLSTFTSSTVRGVRGHANDTKFKHFKMPAFENWPIVRRPKKPASRNVTLESFTSTTQTPGTASFPNSLEELMQGRDNTSWDARGPTMQSESNTTTWQMFNDTEPLDMADSLETGSEALEEDLLELHYLQISTINTSFKSINNLDAQQEE, via the exons ATGCTACATGCCACCAG ACTGCTGTTTGTCGTTGTGCTGGTCTGTGCAGCTGTCATGTCATTGATCATGTGTTCTCCTCCTGCAAGAG CCAGTCCTGCAGTGAGAGTCCGAGGAGTGAAGAGGTCATTGAATTCTGCGTATCTGTCGCCCTCTTCTGGACGTCAATCAAGCCAGGGAGCTTTGAGTGCAGATTCCAAAGCAGACATGTTAGGATCCTCAAACCACCTTCTGCCCAGTCGCCCTCAGCACAGAGGACAAAGCAAAAGTATGTACCCAGCCTTCATCAGGAGACCAGCTCCTTTCATAGCTGGGCATCCGTCACATCAGAGCTCCGGGAACCCGACAGAAGATGCATTTGAAGATGCTTCCAGAGTGGACACGAGCAGAGGAG GGCGTCACGGAGGTCATAAGGACACCGAGGAGCTCTCACCCAGTGAGAGAGATGCCATTTGGAGACCAAAGAAGTTCCAGTCGTTTCTCTTCAAAGACTCACAGCCACCTTTAGTTGCAATTAGTGCACAAGAAGATCCAGCATATAGACAGCAAGATGAAGAAGTTAAAGAGTACAGTCCTTATTTAGTGCAATCAGACAGTGAACAAGAACATTTGCCAGTTTTAGCTGCCATCTCTGGAGGTGTCACAGGTGCATCGTTAGGAAGCTTACTGCCCCCTGTTGCACATTTTCACTCAAGCAGCAAAAAATCATTCAGGTCAGATGCTATGACCACCAGAAAGCCTGTATCTGCAGAAAATAAATTGGTTTTTAAACATGCTAACTGGGCATCCTCTATGGCTTTTCCTGGCTTCTCTCCAGCAAACAAAGGCCATACATTCAAAATAACCAACATTTATCCCTCGTTGTCATCAAAATACAGTTTCAGCCAAAGAAGAGCCTTTCAGTCCAGCCGGCAGAACATCTCAACTGTGTCCCAGCAAGCCAGAATCCTGGATCTCAGTCTGCTCAGGGGCTACAAAGAGAATCAAACCTTGGGCTTTTCACCCTTTAGCACTTTAAAACCAGCAGAGGTCACCAAATTGTCATCGAACAAGTCTCTCGTCCAACAGATTTTTGAAGGTTTGGAACCCTCTCAACTGAGACATCTTAGTGCGAGCACAATTCCAAACCAGGCGCAAAATGAGTCCAACAGCAAAGAAATGCAAAATGAAAAGCAAAGAGCAGCGTTTTCACCCCCATCACTCGGCTTTGTGGTCTCATCAGCTTCTCTCAGGCCAGTGGGCGGCGGCAAAATCACTGAAAAGGGAGCAGGATTGAGGCCTAATGGCACATCAAGGAAGCTTGCTGAGAGGAGAGCCAGGCTCCTCAGCACTTTCACCAGCAGTACAGTGAGAGGCGTTCGCGGCCATGCAAACGACACCAAATTCAAACATTTCAAAATGCCTGCTTTTGAGAACTGGCCCATAGTCAGGCGGCCCAAGAAACCAGCAAGTAGGAATGTCACATTGGAAAGCTTCACATCAACAACACAGACGCCTGGCACGGCATCTTTTCCAAACAGCTTGGAGGAGTTGATGCAGGGCAGAGACAACACAAGCTGGGACGCACGTGGTCCAACCATGCAGAGTGAGAGCAACACTACAACATGGCAGATGTTTAATGACACTGAGCCGTTGGACATGGCTGATAGTTTGGAGACTGGGAGTGAGGCTCTGGAGGAAGATTTATTGGAACTACATTACCTCCAAATTTCAACAATTAACACGTCCTTCAAGTCAATTAATAACCTGGATGCACAGCAGGAAGAATGA